GGCTTGGATTTTGAGGTTGCATGATCACTTGATTAAGATTAATAAATTACATCTAAGGAGTtgaatattttatcaaatcaatgtagttataattttttttagaatcaaaTCAGGCTTTATTGATAATCCAAAACAGTTATATTTGTGAGAAATTCAGAAAAATAACAGAACTACTCCTAATGACCAGACATGGAACAAACATTTTGTGCAAGAATTTATTTACTTTCTTAGAAATTGGTTTTGTGGACCAATGtgattgacatttttttttgaattcatcggatctcattaaattgaatataaaacagttacatttgtaagaaattcgggataatttgaaaactaaactcgatgacctgacatggaacagacaacatattgcctgattcgcagaccttacttacgaaaataaaaataaattactaactgtttcgcaaattaagtgcagtcttcaatcactcttcgttcaaacttcttcaaacacccgcaaactcacatCATTTGAATCAATCAACACTAAATATAACTCCTTCTAAACAAGAGACAtttaaaaatgccaaaaaaagATCAAAGATAGTTATAAGTTGCTTTCTTTGCGGTGAGTGCTTTTATTTGATTTCTAGGGTATATGtaggttttataattttaactataGGACTTAGGATCGGATTGCCATATCTCACAATAATTGaaacttgtaaataatattTAACTATTAAGTATGTTGATATTTTCAAAGTAATTTGGATAGGAACAAATAATTTAGGTACGTGAGATTGCCTAGAAAGTGGAAAATGGGATGGGATTAAACTTACATGATTGTAACATTTTcacaacaaaatataaaataaactatggACTTTGGgtttaatgttttattaattattgtgatgttttgatttttacaaTGCCTTTGTAATTGCGTATCATTGAATGAATTCTTTTACTAGACTTAATTCATAGTGAATCACTCCTATATCAACCAACTCTGCAAtttgaaaacaacaaaaaaaattgtgggAGAAATTAATTTCTCTACAGTGATGTATTTATGCAAATGCAGCAACCAAATGATGGAGCCAAAATAGTTGCTACTTTCTCATCCAATCTGTTTTCCATGTCCATTCAGattgaacaaaaataaaaatttaataaaatttcatattaaatttaaaaaataaaatttcatattaaatttaaaaaataataagattttaagattttattttatgaaagttGAAAAATTATCACCATTTCTAAAACGTTAGACATGCAGAATAGATGTATATactatttgataaaataatttatcagtttataattataaccaaattaataaaaaaaacataatcttAATATTATGATACATTAATTTCGCAAGGTCTGATAATTATatccaaaatattttatgtCTATTATCAATTTTTCCTCTCGACTTGAGACTTATCATTCAAAGAgtccaattaataaaaataaaatgtaattcaatatattattatgataaaataatccatatctaaataatttttttattaaaagctaTAGAACTGAAACTAtattaataataacataaattttcataaaattagtcacacaatttttcaatttttacgaTTTTTACTTATTGACTAATttattacataaataaaaagaggcttaatatattttatttttatcaattatatattttatttttttatatactgtttgaatataatgtttttatttaatatcaaaattatttttaagagttaaccttataaatttattttaggaCTGAATGCAATTTAAACAACAAAATTTTGCTCAAATATGAACTTTACATTTTGGAAGAATCTGTCACCAGTTTCATTTTATTGGTAAATATGAAAACCGAgctattttctattaaaaagataataatgTGGATATCAGAATATGTACAATAACAATTCAAGccaatcaaaccaaatcaaactaaaattgcTAACACTACTTTTAAAAACTGTactctataaaataatatttttttaatattatctaaaagtaattattatcttttataatttttaatatgtatatgtttattatcgattaataaatgttaataattttataatgttaagctatgatactatttttttatttgtaagtcatttttatactttattatatatatatatatatatatatatatatatatatatatatatatatatcatttttatgatgaataaatgactttattttttattctatatgatgaataaaataattatttattgaagGTTTGAACTAAGTTCTAAGAAAATATTAtctaatcaaaccaaatcaaatttgtTGGTTTATTATCTATTtggtttgaaaatttatcaaatcaatataattggtttgaattaaaatattaaaaataaaccaTTCAAATCAAACTATATATAACTCTAAGTGTGACAGTCACATCagtatttaaaatgaaattagtcTTTTAATTTGCCTGAAAATAAAATTGGTGACTAATTATATCAAATCTTAAAATTCGTgttgtaattataaaacatgctataatttttatttataatcaaaccATTCATGTCataattatgaatatataaattaattttcctttctattttaaataagattaattatattattttttgataaataagaaAGGAGGAGCGTTTGTGGAAGAAATCGAATTCACGACCTAGCAGATTTCTGCCTAGCATCTAataccatttgaattataactcaTTGAAAACAATACTATAAAACTAATTGAATTTCATCACACACACATACATCCATACACACAGGCCCATGGATGCCAAAGTTCAAATTTGTAAATTGTATGTAGCCAGGTTGGCTCATACAAATGTACCACACAGAAGTGCACAACTGGTAGAGCGGCATATGCCTCAACTCAAATTATTGAAAAGGGACAGGGTTTGTATTACTATTAAGTATTACCCCATTTCATGTCATTTCCAATCTTAATTATTGATTGTCAGACAGCAGAGTTCACAAAAATCAGAGACACGTAGTGAAGCGTTAGAAGGACAAGAAGCGCAAAATATGGATTTAAATTAGAGGCGAGAGACTTGTTACCAACTTCAGGGAGACAATTCTTGTTCTTAAACGAAATTGTCACATGAATCTGTCCTTAATGTGCTTGGGGTGTCATTAATATTTATGATCTTAATTTTGGACTCATGTTTCACTacaatttgaattataattcatGGGTCTTTTTAGCAGTCTGTTTCTATGAAACTACCGTTCTTGGTCGAAACGTTTAGTACTCTCTTACATTTATGCTTGTGATACAAAGCGACCAGCAAAAGTATAACTTTGCAGTCATCGTTTGAAAGTTATTGGAATTATTAATTGATCTATGTTGGACTTTTGATATTTTGAATttctctttaattttaattttgataataaaaaaaatttattattttttataagtgTAAAGACATACATGAAGTATTTATTAGGTCGAAAGCATAGAATTTACAGAAAGTTGAGTTAAAATTCTTGACGAACATTAAATGTTTGTGGAGAGAACTCCACATACTGCGGTCGCAAAAATCATAGCAATCAGATGGCTACATAAGTTCGTGAGGCTAGAATTTGAGGTTGAGGACGAAAAGAAGTTTGTGGGCGGAAACTCCAAGCCTCGCAATATGTAGTTGCTACATTTTAGAGGTCCCAGAGGCCAAGTGCTTGAGTCTCAACATGAAGCCCTTGTTCCCCACTTCTTTAGCATTGCTTATAATACAGACTCTGCGGGTGCAAATAGTAATGTTTGCGGGTGCAAACTATTGTTGAAGGTCAATATTATGATCCATCGTCGAAGAGTTCGCAGGTGCAAAGCTCCAGTTGAGGATGTGAAGTTGAAATTTTCTATTGCAGTTAAGTGTTGTTAGGTTTATGAGTCAGACTTTATGAATTTCTTTGATGGTTTAGATTGAGCATAgacaaatataaatttgaagtgaatttgatttttattctttctgTTTTAGTGGAACCTCTAACTTCTTTTAGGTAAGTAAACACATAGGTGGAAATTTATGTACAACCactctaattattttatttttaattatgtcgAAACCCTTCCTTATATATTTACTAACCATTTGAATTCGATTATCAAAAAtgtctaatttaattatttggattattCGTCTTTTGCCGTTACAAACTCACTATGCCAGAATATCGATCAAGCgaaaaattcttaggtagactcagttcaccacgtcatccgtagactaacctatcacattttgacacgtcattaaaataatggcactatcgtaatattactatttgaAAGGTGTAAACAAGTAAtgaacaaaattacgatagtgccattattttaatgacgtgtcaaaatgtgataggttagtctatggatgacgtggtagactaattctacctaagaatctctccaaTCAAGAAACTCCCtcattggttttttttctttttattttttgacggaaGTCACAGAAGCATCTGCCAGCATTTACGTGAAACTACACAGAACCGGGCCATCCAAGAAAGTTGGATGCAGGCTATCTGCTCTCAAAGAAAACAAATGCAATAACATATAAAATACACCACCATGATCAATAATAATTTCTTCAAACAAAATGTGACTCAGATAATGTACAATGATTCAAAATTATACCAATGTATGCTaccaaatatataaaactatATCAAGCAATCCAATTTTGCAAATCAGCACATCTCTAAGGAGCAGTCTTGTCTTCATCTTCCATGGCTCGAGACATAAACTGTTTAGTATAAACACGATGCCTCCGCTCTCTTGCATATATTACCCAGAAGATCAGTGACAGCATTACAGCAGCAGAAACCATTACTAGCCCGACATATATCCATTGTGTATATTTCCTCAAATTTGGACAATACGAGTTGCTAATTTCGGTGAATGTTTGTCGAACAAAAGTGCAGTCTTGTAAGCCGACTAAGAAAGGACCATAGTGATTCAATCCATAGCTCAAGTTTACGGCAGATGCCATTTGGTTGATCAATGAGGGAGTCAACCGACCTGGTGTCGTACAAATTCCAGATGATGATACCTGACATGTATAGCTCTTCCAAACCTATTTGAAAGAGGGAGAAATTGTACTCAGAGTTGAACTTTCATGTTCTAAGTATATATCTCATGATAAAATTTCACAGCATACAAAGATAAGATAACAGTAACATGTTTTGCATATCAATTTGCCCACTGAACTTGCCCGCGATGAGAAAATAACaccaaaattaacttttatttttatcagttAGTCCCTTAaacttatcaaattttaaaattagaccAAATATATCAATTTTGAAAACAGCTGTAGATGTAGGGGGGGCTACcaaaaatttggattaattaatgaaaaattgtactaactgataaaaataaaaaagttcaagggactaattgatgaaaaaaaagtaaattttggTATTAATCGCTCACCAAATAGTTCAGGAGGGCAACCTTGCTGCCTCTAACAGATATTAATACTTGAAAGTTAGAGCAAATCTCTCCATTTTTGCATGGACATGAAACCAATAAAAACTAAGATCTATCTACACTGATTAATCACTAATGCGGTATCTATTAAAAAGATAGACTTTCATGACCTAAGCTTTCGATAACTCCTATCAAGAAATGAAATTATCTAAGCCGCAGTGCCGCACTTGCTTCAATCTATACTACAATAACCATAGTACTTACCTCAGTAGCATTCTTCAAGTGTACTTCCCCAGCAGCACATTGCCGGTCAGTAAAATCGGGATTAAATGGGTTACAAAGAGCTGGAACTAGTGGACCAGATTGATTGTAATACAGAGGCGGCCCAACTTGTGGTGGGAAATTTCTGTTGGAGATATTAAGGATGATGCTATCAACTACATTGACTAGTTGATGGGTCACTTCCTTAGTCTGTTGCAAGGTCGCTTGTGCAGTTGCATTGTCCACACAAGGAATAATATCATCCAAAGCTGTCTTTGCAGTCGGGTGCAAAACCCATTCGTCCATTGAAACGCATGTATCTGCAACCACACTAGTATGTAGAAAATACAAAGACATTTAGAAGAAACATATTTGGCCAGAAAACGTGCAGCAATGGCGTATAATACAACTAGGATTGCTAAATCCTTTAGCACTACTTAACATTTCAAGTCTAATACTGCAAATGCATCAGAAAGGTGAGTTCCAGGCCATGCAATGCAAATATGTATGTACGCATCTTGAGTGTATTTCAGAGGGAGAAATCTTCCGatcaaaatttgattttgttcaagtttttgtttcttttgttcttttttcAGAGATGATACCAGCATCAGCGATCAATAGACTAATAATAGCAGAGATTATCTTTTAAAATGAGTTTATTGGAGCAAATGTCATATCCCAATTGGAGCTTATAAGTTTGAAAGGTTATCTTAATGTTAACCCAGCCACAtgtgaaataaattattatcaGACTCACGATTATTAAGATCAAATGTTCAAGTCCAACCCCGACATAACAATTAACATTCCCAAGAGTTCTGTGAGAAACCAAAATGGTTTTAAACTTATAGCCATGACTCATGAGTCATGAGACATAACAAAGAATTATCAACCACTGAACCTCTCACTTCAGCGCTTAAGGAGAAACAAGCATACAGTTTTAAAAGACTATCAAGCATGAGTTATATTTAGTAGCTGCCAATATTATAGctaaaaacttcaaaaaaataaaacttacttGTGGACAAGAAGAAATACACCACATAAAATAAATGTTGTGGCGACAAGAATCCATCCAAAGATCACCAGGCTGCAATCAATTACGGAATCAGTTAAGTACTTTAAACAAACTCAAACGGAAATTTTTTTCGAGTTTCATAATTATCTGAAAACAGCTCAAAGACAGCATTACTTACAAGTATACAAGGCACTGCAATCCAAGAATGGAGAATACTGCACCAGTTAACCAATTTAACAGCATCAGAACACATATCAAGTTGAAAAATAGTAGTAGTTCTACCAAAAACAAAACTTACAAAATCCAAGAAATGCCAAAGCAAGCATTACGGCAGCAAGGATAATAAGAGCAATCCTCCTTCAAtgaatgaaacaaaataaaacgtagTGTTACAAAATGAGAGACAATGGCCAATTTGTATGTATGAACACCAGGAAAAGTAGAGATTAATTTTGCTTACATGGAATCTAAACCATCTTGTATATTCTTAGAATTTTTCTCTGTACGACTGGAAAGAATGCTGCTAGAGGAGTTGATCTGTGTTTCGATTTTATCAATGCTATCCCGAACATTGGTTGGCAAAAACACTGAATCCACAGAGACATTCCTAGCTGCAGCAAGATACTCGGACACATCCCCGAGATTTTCAGCAGTATCATTTGCCTGGAACACAACGTAATCCAATGTGCGCGTTGTGATACTGTGAAATTTCTGTTGACCGGTATACAGAACAATGCACCCCACACTGAAATTGCAAAGCACAACATCAAGGGTGTGAACAAACtactaattaaaacaaattactGGAAATAGCAATCAAGAGACGAGGAGCTGATTACATTGCACAAATTGTAAAAAGTATGAGGAAAATGAGAGACAAGGCATAGCAGGTTCGAGAATAGCCATAAGGTTCTCTCCGACAACAGCAATAACACAGACAGATACAGGCCAAGCAAACTCCAAAGAACACAAACCAAACTGCGCCGACGACAAAGAAGGGAGCTGCTGTTAAGGCCACAGACTGCAATATAGAAATGAAAATTGGCATAAATAATTGAGCAATTCAATTATTAGATTAATCAAACAATTAAGTGGCCCAATCTAAAAGAATCCCCAATTAAAGAATCTCTACTGCAATTTCTTTTTGGTTTAGAGTAGAAAACTAATGAAAAATTGTGTTTAtaacaaaattcaatttaatctcTATCTATAAGGGTGCTCACAAATTCAAATAATGATTACAAAATTCTAACAAAACAAACAGCTAATACACTACTATGACAATCTAAACCTGGAAagaatcaaacataaaaaaaaaaggagaaagaaaaaaaaaactgacagCCCAGTAATGATCATTGCTGATATTATATCCACCAGTGTAACGTTTAAGATTATTCAAAGGGTCTCTCCTTTTGGTTCTAATTTCAGCCAATATCAAAGTTGAGTTAGATGTCGAGTTTTCTTCGAGAAGATGCCTCCTTATCTCCCATGGTGCCACCACTACACCATTTCTTCCCCATTCTCCATCACCACCACCCTCTGAAATCAAAAACAAAGTATCAAACTTTAATAATGTTAAAGAAAAACCCAAATGAAAGATTGAATCTTTTTTATCAGGGCATAgattaaaaagggaaaaataagaaatttaccAGGAATATGAAGGGTGTTGAAATGGGGAGTCAGAGTGGTGGCAAGTGAAGATGACGAGAAGagaaaaacaccaaaaaataGAAGAAGAGGAAGGAACGTTGTTGGGTTTGAATATGATGAGTTGTTGGTGAAGAAGAACATGGCGCAGTGTAGTGTTGTGTTTTGTCTTAATTTAATTGTTCCTGTTTATATGCTTTGCCTCTGGTTTTGGTTCAAAGAGATGTGTTGTATTGTGTTGTGCTGTCAGttacttattttatttgttagtgATGTTTCTTTTAaggcaaaaatacttaaaaccccccacctttgactttgttttcaattgcaccaccacgtaggagaattttcaattacactctatttagggttttcagttttcgtctgtactccaattgactaaaatgacctctttttacttagaaaaaagtttaaattaatccttcatatactaatttatttgtttttttgaaatgaaaaaaataataatacaatccctctatttaattggttttaataattttatcattaaattaattaaattatcaatttttttttattttggagtacagatgaaaactgaaaacctTAAATAGGGTGTAATTGAGAATTCTCATAGGtggtggtggaattgaaaaaaaaattaaagatgggggagtttttagtatttttgcCTTCTTTTAAAGAAATGAAAGAGAGATCTTTGGTGTTGCCTTTTCTTGCGGTTTCAAGAGATTATTTAaacaaagattttatttttctaatgccattatttattaatttgtaatcttaataataataaaaaataaaaaataatatcgtcaatttcattttgattaaaataaaataccttTGATGTTTCCACTTCCTATTTAttttacagaaaaaaaaaagataaaaaagaaaatatttgtgAAGTTTCCATTGGTTTATTGTTTGTGTATGTGTTCTACCCCTTCATTTTTCCCTTCTTAGTGTCAAAAAGGGAGGATCTGAAtttatctttctttattttcaaaaaaaaaagtatcttTCTTTATTGGGAAAATAGGTAAATATTGCTCCTATCGTATATAATGAAAACAATTTAGATTTCTACAATTTTGGATCttaaatgtttaatattttaaaattggttCGCTAGTTCTTAAAAGTGTGCAACAATAttcaattatcaaattaaaataaaacattaagtgatagttattattattgaagtcttaatttatatatattttttctatatttttaaccTTGCAAAtaagataaatattattttataaatttaatactaTGTTTTTCTAGTGACTTTCATTACTTATTAATTTTAAGAGATTCTAATtattctaattataataattattataaaacttTTTGGAATGGAAAAGACTTCTAAATTaagaataatataatttaaaataatgagaCTAATagataaaacaaaataataaaaattggattacatgtttaattttcagtatatgtactttaaaaatattatatttcctACTATTTCATTtatctattttaataaaaaaaataagttatataaactaaaaattcaacaaccaaatagttatatttttcttaaatgtCCTTAAACAGTAAACACTCTTGTAAAATAGATGATTTATAACTTAGAATCAAAACAATT
This region of Mercurialis annua linkage group LG1-X, ddMerAnnu1.2, whole genome shotgun sequence genomic DNA includes:
- the LOC126665232 gene encoding uncharacterized protein LOC126665232; translation: MFFFTNNSSYSNPTTFLPLLLFFGVFLFSSSSLATTLTPHFNTLHIPEGGGDGEWGRNGVVVAPWEIRRHLLEENSTSNSTLILAEIRTKRRDPLNNLKRYTGGYNISNDHYWASVALTAAPFFVVGAVWFVFFGVCLACICLCYCCCRREPYGYSRTCYALSLIFLILFTICAIVGCIVLYTGQQKFHSITTRTLDYVVFQANDTAENLGDVSEYLAAARNVSVDSVFLPTNVRDSIDKIETQINSSSSILSSRTEKNSKNIQDGLDSMRIALIILAAVMLALAFLGFLFSILGLQCLVYFLVIFGWILVATTFILCGVFLLVHNVVADTCVSMDEWVLHPTAKTALDDIIPCVDNATAQATLQQTKEVTHQLVNVVDSIILNISNRNFPPQVGPPLYYNQSGPLVPALCNPFNPDFTDRQCAAGEVHLKNATEVWKSYTCQVSSSGICTTPGRLTPSLINQMASAVNLSYGLNHYGPFLVGLQDCTFVRQTFTEISNSYCPNLRKYTQWIYVGLVMVSAAVMLSLIFWVIYARERRHRVYTKQFMSRAMEDEDKTAP